From a single Adhaeribacter swui genomic region:
- a CDS encoding chloride channel protein — protein sequence MERKIINKGIPISVSLTPTLEAENIRPQISPNKQRLLLMAALAVLVGVCISFIAKLLVYLIDLVTNISFYGSFSVEPNSPAHHSLGAFVIVVPVIGGIIIGLMALYGSKAIRGHGIPEAMEQVLTNQSKIKPSITYLKPVSSAISIGTGGPFGAEGPIIATGGALGSTLGQLLNITHIERKILLAAGATAGMSAIFGSPIAAIFLAIELLLFEFSPRSIIPVALACITGAAGHHYLFESGPVFPIEKFITVPSNTALAAYSAIGILVGIVSVLVTKAVYWIEDAFEKLPIHWMWWPSLGGLVVGVVGYFAPRTLGVGYENITDILSGTMPLQIVLSLCFFKFISWAIALGSGTSGGTLAPLLTIGAATGALLGGLINYLFPGAGITLTLAALVGMSAMFAGASRALLTSIIFAIETTAQSNALLPLLASCTASYFISFFLMENTIMTEKIARRGVKTPHSYEPDILEKTSIGQVIQENGLALSAENQIGEVREWLKKEQEDTNNYFVIVNPDQSFKGIISSSNLFSNHHQPDTLVGTLIKRKPTSISIASSLRTAVEIMAKENVDVLPVVSKENTLIGVLTYKDIIAAYKKNIEEHEKQVPNLSLKKYRLRILQHGQKLMTTGKKNAKE from the coding sequence ATGGAAAGAAAGATCATTAATAAAGGAATTCCTATTTCGGTTTCTTTAACTCCCACCTTAGAGGCGGAGAACATTCGGCCCCAGATTTCACCCAATAAACAAAGGCTATTACTAATGGCAGCTTTGGCCGTTTTGGTAGGAGTGTGTATCAGTTTCATTGCTAAATTATTGGTTTACTTAATTGATCTGGTTACGAATATCTCTTTTTATGGGAGCTTTTCGGTAGAACCAAACAGCCCTGCGCATCATTCCTTGGGTGCGTTTGTGATAGTGGTGCCGGTTATTGGCGGAATAATTATTGGGTTAATGGCTTTGTACGGCTCCAAGGCCATTCGGGGGCATGGCATTCCTGAGGCTATGGAGCAGGTTTTAACCAATCAAAGTAAAATAAAACCTTCCATCACTTATTTAAAACCGGTTTCTTCGGCTATCTCTATTGGTACAGGCGGTCCGTTTGGGGCAGAAGGGCCAATTATTGCCACGGGCGGGGCACTTGGTTCCACGTTGGGGCAATTATTAAATATTACCCACATTGAGCGTAAAATACTACTCGCCGCCGGGGCTACTGCCGGTATGTCGGCCATATTCGGTAGCCCGATTGCCGCTATTTTCCTGGCTATTGAGTTGCTGTTATTTGAGTTTTCGCCCCGTTCTATTATTCCGGTAGCTTTGGCCTGTATTACCGGAGCCGCCGGGCACCATTATTTGTTTGAATCAGGGCCAGTTTTCCCTATCGAAAAATTTATTACGGTTCCTTCTAACACCGCTTTAGCTGCCTATAGTGCTATCGGAATTTTAGTAGGCATAGTATCGGTGCTGGTGACCAAAGCGGTTTATTGGATTGAAGATGCTTTCGAAAAGCTGCCGATCCACTGGATGTGGTGGCCCTCCTTGGGCGGATTAGTAGTGGGAGTGGTGGGGTATTTTGCGCCACGTACTCTGGGTGTGGGCTATGAGAATATTACCGATATTCTCTCGGGTACGATGCCCTTACAGATAGTATTATCGTTGTGCTTTTTTAAATTTATTTCTTGGGCCATTGCCTTAGGGAGTGGCACGTCCGGTGGTACCCTGGCGCCTTTGTTAACGATTGGTGCGGCTACGGGTGCTTTATTAGGAGGATTGATTAACTATTTGTTTCCAGGTGCGGGTATTACGCTTACCTTAGCGGCTCTGGTAGGCATGTCGGCTATGTTTGCGGGAGCTTCCCGGGCGCTGCTCACCTCTATTATTTTTGCCATTGAAACCACCGCGCAGTCGAATGCTTTACTGCCGCTTTTAGCTTCCTGTACTGCCTCGTATTTTATTTCCTTTTTTCTGATGGAGAATACCATTATGACCGAGAAAATTGCTCGCCGGGGAGTAAAAACACCGCATTCCTACGAGCCGGATATTTTGGAAAAAACAAGCATTGGCCAGGTGATTCAGGAGAATGGACTCGCTCTAAGTGCGGAAAATCAGATTGGCGAAGTCCGGGAATGGTTGAAAAAAGAGCAGGAAGATACCAATAACTATTTTGTTATAGTAAATCCGGACCAAAGCTTCAAGGGTATCATCAGTTCTTCCAACTTATTTAGTAATCATCATCAGCCGGATACTTTAGTCGGAACCCTCATAAAACGAAAACCCACTTCTATATCTATTGCCAGCAGCCTGCGTACGGCGGTAGAAATAATGGCGAAAGAAAATGTAGACGTTTTACCCGTAGTATCCAAAGAAAATACGTTGATTGGCGTGCTCACTTATAAAGATATAATTGCGGCCTATAAAAAGAACATAGAAGAGCACGAAAAACAAGTTCCTAATCTCTCCCTGAAAAAGTACCGGCTACGGATATTGCAACACGGACAAAAATTAATGACGACAGGAAAAAAGAATGCAAAAGAATAG
- a CDS encoding DoxX family protein: protein MNVAPKPNHLERLNSASNPRWMDALRFLLGLFLFVKGILFLEHNSDVFYLFSSSQRLVSMEKALLFTSMFHIVGGLMIAIGCLTRFAILCQFPIVITAMLVVNPQRGVRLENTELWLSILITGLLVFFMIVGPGRYSVDNKIFRPQLPASEH, encoded by the coding sequence ATGAACGTAGCACCAAAACCAAACCATTTGGAGCGCCTTAATAGCGCCAGTAATCCCAGGTGGATGGATGCCTTACGCTTCCTGCTGGGATTGTTTCTTTTTGTAAAAGGTATCTTGTTTTTAGAGCACAACAGTGATGTGTTTTATCTATTCAGTTCCAGTCAACGGCTGGTATCTATGGAAAAAGCCCTGCTATTCACCAGTATGTTTCATATTGTAGGCGGACTGATGATTGCCATTGGTTGTTTAACCCGTTTTGCCATACTTTGCCAGTTCCCGATTGTAATTACCGCCATGCTGGTGGTGAACCCGCAGCGGGGTGTCCGGTTAGAAAATACAGAACTCTGGCTCTCTATCCTTATAACGGGCTTGTTGGTATTTTTTATGATTGTTGGCCCGGGGCGCTATTCAGTAGATAATAAGATTTTTCGTCCGCAATTGCCTGCTTCGGAACATTAA
- a CDS encoding (Fe-S)-binding protein: MISNIIFLLITVLAVGLFVWQIQKIRRNINLGRDKKINGNNSERLNKLLLVAFGQQKMFKRPWPAILHGIVYVGFVVINIEVLEIIIDGIFGTHRALRFLGLVYSGLMAVNEVLAFLVIIACVLFLIRRNITKVPRLTRGPEMRAWSKLDANVILITEIVLMLALFTFNTADLKLAAISGEELTGSFPISNLLVNGLNTTNVSALEAVRSVGWWFHILGIFAFLNYLPSSKHFHIIMAFPNVYYSKLEPKGQFTTNESITHEIKAMLDPSYQVPPLSEVVEPQKFGAKDVEDLSWKQLMDAYTCTECGRCTDVCPANITGKLLSPRKIVMDTRDRMEEKGEHPAIFKPNHYHEQGEERVKVTEEKTLLRGYVTPEELWACTTCNACVEACPVNIDQLSSIMEMRRFLVLEESAAPAALNAMFTNIENNGAPWAFSPSDRLNWADNLFVNVK, translated from the coding sequence ATGATAAGCAACATCATATTTCTGCTAATCACGGTTTTAGCGGTGGGTTTATTTGTCTGGCAAATCCAAAAAATTCGTCGGAATATTAATCTGGGCCGGGATAAAAAAATAAACGGTAATAACTCAGAACGCTTAAATAAATTATTGTTGGTTGCTTTCGGCCAACAGAAAATGTTTAAACGCCCTTGGCCGGCTATTCTGCACGGCATTGTTTACGTGGGTTTTGTGGTGATAAACATTGAAGTGCTGGAAATTATTATTGATGGCATTTTTGGCACCCATCGGGCATTGCGTTTTCTGGGTCTGGTTTACAGCGGCTTAATGGCCGTAAACGAGGTTCTGGCCTTTCTGGTAATAATTGCTTGCGTTCTGTTTCTAATTCGAAGAAACATCACAAAAGTACCCCGCTTAACCCGCGGACCAGAAATGCGGGCCTGGTCTAAGCTGGATGCGAACGTTATTTTAATTACTGAAATCGTGTTGATGCTGGCTTTGTTTACTTTTAATACCGCCGATTTAAAATTAGCGGCTATTTCGGGCGAGGAATTAACGGGTAGCTTCCCGATTAGTAATCTGCTGGTAAATGGGTTGAACACCACCAACGTATCGGCTTTAGAAGCCGTGCGCAGCGTGGGGTGGTGGTTTCACATTCTGGGCATCTTCGCTTTTTTAAATTATTTGCCTAGTTCCAAGCACTTCCACATTATTATGGCTTTCCCGAACGTGTATTACTCCAAGCTGGAGCCCAAAGGGCAATTTACCACCAACGAGAGCATTACCCACGAAATTAAAGCTATGTTGGACCCCAGCTACCAGGTACCGCCTTTATCCGAAGTAGTGGAGCCGCAAAAATTCGGAGCAAAGGATGTAGAAGATTTGTCGTGGAAGCAGTTAATGGACGCGTATACCTGTACCGAGTGCGGCCGTTGTACGGATGTGTGTCCCGCTAACATTACCGGCAAGCTACTGTCGCCGCGTAAAATTGTAATGGATACCCGCGACCGCATGGAAGAAAAAGGCGAACATCCGGCTATTTTTAAACCAAACCATTACCACGAACAAGGCGAAGAGCGGGTAAAAGTAACCGAAGAAAAAACTTTGCTGCGCGGCTACGTAACGCCCGAAGAACTTTGGGCCTGCACTACCTGCAACGCCTGCGTAGAAGCCTGCCCCGTTAACATCGATCAGTTATCGTCTATTATGGAAATGCGGCGCTTTCTGGTACTTGAAGAATCAGCGGCACCGGCGGCTTTAAACGCCATGTTTACCAACATCGAAAACAACGGCGCTCCCTGGGCCTTTTCGCCCTCCGACCGCCTGAACTGGGCCGACAACCTGTTTGTGAACGTGAAGTAG
- a CDS encoding bestrophin family protein, producing the protein MFPKLSIIQDGTIMIVREKQNWLRLLFVWRGSILKDILPRLVFLFLFSVLVVYFRGKLLDYDFSFNPVPLTFIGIALAIFLGFRNNASYERFWEARKLWGSLLNTTRSLTRQAITMSGLSANSPQVSLFVHLLIAFTYTLKHQLRQTEANSDLTRLLPTSLATSIQKGQYKPIRILKELGIWIQQRKQEGHIDSVTETAFDYNLNKLSEIVGGCERIANTPIPFPYTLLLHRTVYAYCYLLPFGLVDSSGWMTPLFVVLTGYAFMGLDAVVSEIEEPFGLEPNDLALNGMSKMIESTLLEMIDLEAPFLPPPHNSFFID; encoded by the coding sequence ATGTTCCCAAAACTATCTATCATTCAGGATGGAACGATTATGATTGTAAGAGAAAAACAAAATTGGCTTCGTTTACTTTTTGTCTGGCGGGGCTCCATTTTAAAGGATATTCTGCCCCGGTTAGTCTTTTTATTTTTATTTTCTGTACTGGTAGTCTACTTCCGGGGAAAGTTATTGGATTATGATTTTTCTTTTAATCCGGTTCCTTTAACTTTTATTGGTATTGCTTTAGCCATTTTCTTAGGGTTCCGGAATAATGCCAGTTATGAACGCTTTTGGGAAGCGCGCAAACTCTGGGGCTCACTCTTAAATACCACTCGGTCTTTAACCCGGCAAGCAATAACCATGAGTGGCCTGTCGGCAAATTCACCCCAGGTAAGTTTGTTTGTGCATCTTCTAATTGCTTTTACTTACACCCTTAAGCATCAGCTCCGGCAAACAGAAGCCAACTCTGACCTGACCCGGTTATTACCCACATCCTTAGCTACTTCTATCCAGAAAGGTCAGTATAAGCCCATACGCATATTAAAGGAATTAGGAATTTGGATACAACAAAGAAAGCAGGAAGGACACATCGATTCTGTGACAGAAACGGCTTTTGATTATAATTTGAACAAACTGTCTGAAATTGTTGGCGGCTGTGAAAGAATTGCCAACACGCCTATTCCTTTCCCTTATACTTTGCTTTTACACCGCACTGTTTATGCTTATTGCTATTTGTTACCTTTTGGCTTAGTGGATAGTAGCGGCTGGATGACGCCCTTATTTGTTGTACTAACGGGATACGCCTTTATGGGCTTAGATGCTGTTGTGAGTGAAATTGAGGAACCTTTTGGCTTGGAGCCTAACGATCTGGCTTTAAATGGAATGAGTAAAATGATTGAATCAACCCTTCTGGAAATGATTGATTTAGAAGCTCCGTTTTTACCACCCCCGCATAATTCTTTCTTCATCGATTAA
- a CDS encoding (Fe-S)-binding protein, which yields MANLMARGEEPEILFWVGCTGAFDDRYKNVTRAFVRILEHVGIKYAVLGLEESCTGDPAKRAGNEFLFQMQAMTNIEVLNGYNINKIVTACPHCFNTLKNEYPALGGNYEVIHHSTFLQQLINEGKVRVAGGEAFKGKRITFHDSCYLGRANGVYEAPREVLAALDADLVEMKRSRANGLCCGAGGAQMWKEPEPGKKDINIERTEEALATGASVIAVGCPFCMTMLSDGVKNKNQEDQVKVFDIAELIASAENLNA from the coding sequence ATGGCTAATTTAATGGCTCGCGGAGAAGAACCGGAAATATTATTTTGGGTGGGTTGCACCGGCGCTTTTGATGATCGGTACAAGAATGTAACGCGTGCTTTTGTGCGCATACTGGAGCATGTAGGTATCAAATACGCGGTTTTAGGTTTAGAAGAAAGCTGCACCGGCGACCCGGCAAAACGGGCCGGCAACGAATTCTTGTTCCAGATGCAGGCCATGACCAATATTGAAGTGCTGAATGGCTATAATATTAATAAAATTGTAACGGCGTGCCCGCACTGCTTTAACACCCTCAAAAACGAATACCCTGCTTTAGGCGGCAATTACGAGGTTATTCACCATTCTACGTTTTTGCAGCAGCTAATCAACGAAGGTAAAGTGCGCGTAGCGGGTGGCGAAGCATTTAAAGGCAAGCGCATCACCTTTCACGATTCGTGTTACCTAGGCCGGGCCAATGGCGTATACGAAGCGCCCCGCGAGGTTTTAGCTGCGCTAGATGCTGATTTAGTAGAAATGAAACGAAGTCGGGCCAATGGGCTTTGCTGCGGCGCCGGGGGTGCCCAAATGTGGAAAGAACCCGAACCCGGCAAAAAAGATATAAATATCGAACGGACCGAAGAGGCTCTCGCAACCGGCGCCTCGGTAATTGCGGTGGGTTGTCCTTTTTGCATGACCATGCTCAGCGATGGCGTAAAAAACAAAAACCAGGAAGATCAGGTAAAAGTATTCGACATTGCCGAACTCATTGCCTCGGCCGAAAACCTGAACGCTTAA